Genomic DNA from Clostridium sp. BJN0013:
TCGGGAGTTCTGATATTATCAAATTATTTAATTCCTGCTAAATTTTTATGATCTATTACTTGAGGCGGCTGTTCAAATAACTTCTTACTTATCATGATATCCAAAATGTCTTTAGGATATTTTATAAGTTCTTCTGTGAATTTAATGTAAATATTTTTTTAAAATCAAATTATGTTATTAAAATGCCTACATAGCAATTTTAAAAATATTAAATACATCTTCTACAGTTGCCTGTCTTGGATTTGTAAAAATAGCTATATCTTTTACTGCATTATTTGAAAGAAATCGTAAATCCTGTTCTTTTACCCCTATATCTTTTAAACTTATAGGAATACCTAGCTCTCTAGATAAAGTTTGAATTTTATTTTTAATCTTACAGAGAGCTTCATCTTGATTTGATGCATCTTCTCCCATAGTACTGCACAGCTTAAGAATTCTTTTATCAGGTATGGATGGAGAATTAAATTCAATCACGTAGGGTAAAAGCACTGTATTACAAACTCCATGAATTTGTTGATAAAAACCATCTATTTGATGAGTCATTGCATGAACAAGACCTAAACCTGCATTATTAAATGCGAGTCCTGCCATTATATTGGCATACATCATCTGTTCTCTGGCTTCTAAATCATTTCCATTATCACAAGCTCTTTTTATATAGGTAAATACTAGTTTTAGAGCACCTAGGGCTAAAGCATCTGTAGCAGGGAAGGCTTCGGTGGAAACGAATGATTCTATAGCATGGGTAGCTGCATCCATCCCTGAACTAACAGTTACATCAGGAGGCATAGATGGCATAAAAATAGGATCATTTACAGATATTATAGGTGTCATTTTGGGATCACCTATATCTATCTTTAACTTTCTGCTTTCATCCGTTAAAATTACAAAATTTGATATTTCTGATGCAGAGCCAGAAGTGGTATTAATTGTTATAAGCGGTAAACAAGGTTTTGTCATTTTTTTATAGCCTTCATAATCTGTTATTGATCCTCCGTTGGTTGCAATTATTGCTATACCTTTTGCACAATCATGACAAGTACCACCACCTATGGATATAATAAAATGGTAACCTCTCTTTAATGGATTTAAACCTTTTTTAAAATATGTTAGACCATCTTCTACAAATGAAATTGTAGAATTAGGATGTAATATACCATCAAATATGTCATAAGAAATAAATAAACTTTTCAATATTTTTTCAATCATTTCAACGTAACCAAGACTTATTATGTTTTTATCTGTAACGATTAAAGCCTTACTTAATTTGTGGGGCATTAAATAGTTTGGTAAATTTTTTAGTGCACCAGTACCTATAAGATTGATTGATGGACATAAAAAATTATGAGTATTTTCCAAGATTTATCCCTCCCATACTCAAGTATATTTAAGCGGATAGACAATTATAGTTAAATATCTTAAAATATAAGATGAATTCTATCCTAAGGTTGAAATTGGTTAATACTCCAGTTTCTTGAAAGTGGGGATAAGCATTGCTTACGTCCCTGGATAAGTTCTTTCCCTAAAGGATAACGTATTCTAAGTGCTAAAGGCACTAAGAATACTGTTAATAAGGTTCATATGGAGAAAAGTGTTTTTATGAATAAGATCCACCTGAACCTCTAAATCACTTGGTAAATTAAATATGTATGTAGTATTTACTATAGCTAATATAATTATTCCCGGAGGATGACGTAAATAAATATTTAAGTGTAAAGTGTATGTGGTATACTATGTTTAAAAAGTATTTTAATATATTTGTAGGGGGATATAATTATAAAATTGATATATCAATACTATAAATTCAATGGGAATGAAAGGAAATAAATATGAGTAAAATATTAGTATTGGCCGAAAAACCATCTGTAGGAAGAGATTTGGCAAAAGTACTTCATTGTAACAAAAAAAATGGAGGGTATATAGAAGGCGATAGATATGTTGTAACCTGGGCATTAGGTCACCTGGTAACTTTAGCAGATCCTGAAGTTTATGATAAAAGATATAAGAGCTGGGTATTAGAAGATCTGCCAATGCTTCCTGATAAATTAAAACTTGTAGTTATAAAACAAAGTGGCAAGCAGTTTAATATAGTGAAATCTCAGATGAATAGAAAAGATATAGGAGAGATAATAATTGCTACAGATTCAGGGAGAGAAGGAGAGTTGGTAGCCAGGTGGATAATAGAAAAGGCTAGAGTAAAAAAAACAATTAAAAGATTGTGGATATCTTCTCAAACAGATAAAGCCATAAAAGAGGGATTTGCAAATTTAAAAAATTCTTCAAAATATGATAATCTTTATAAAGCCGCTAGATGTAGAGCAGAAGCGGATTGGGTAGTGGGATTGAATATTACACGTGCCCTAACTTGCAAATATAATGCACAACTTACTGCAGGTAGAGTTCAATCGGCTACTCTAGCTATGATAGTTAATCGTGAAGAAGAAATAAAAAATTTTAGACCTAGAGATTATTTTGTGATCAATGCAAAGACAAAGAAATTTACATTGATGTGGAAGGATAAAAATAATAACAGTAATATTTATGAAGAAGATAAGGTGAATAAAATTTTATTCCTTACTAAAGGAAAATCAGCCAATATAATTGATGTTAGAGAAAGCTATAAAAAACAGTATGCTCCTGCACTTTATGATTTGACAGAATTACAAAGAGATGCCAATAGAATTTTTGGATATTCCGCTAAGCATACACTTTCTATAATGCAGAGATTATATGAAAATTACAAAATTTTAACTTATCCTAGAACAGATTCCAGATATATTTCCACAGATATAGTAGCCACATTACCAGAACGCTTAAAAGCAATTTCTGTGGGCAATTATAAAATGTATGCAAATGAGTTATTAAAAATTAAGATAAATGGACATAAAGGATTTGTAGATAATAGCAAGGTAAGTGATCACCATGCTATAATTCCTACGGAAGAAGTAGTAAAATTGTCACTTTTAAGCAGTGAAGAAAAAAATATTTATGATTTGGTAGTAAAAAGATTTCTGGCTGTTATGTTACCTCCTTTTGAATATGTGCAAACTAGTATAATTGCTGACATTAATGGAGAAAAGTTTATAGCAAGAGGTAAAGTTATAAAGTCAAAGGGCTGGAAAAAAGTATATGATATTGGAAGCCAGGTAATGGAAGATGATGAAAGTGAAAACCAAATGTTACCTGAACTAAAAAAAGGGGATATTATAGACATAATATCAATTGAATCCAGTAAATTAAAAACTAAGCCACCAGCAAGATTTAATGAAGGAACTTTGTTGTCAGCTATGGAAAAACCACAGAAATATATATCTATAGACAAATTACATGCAAAAACTCTTGGTGAAACAGGAGGTATAGGAACGGTAGCTACAAGGGCAGATATTATAGAAAAACTTTTTAATATGTTCTATATAGAGAAAGATGGTAAAGATATAATTCCAACTTCAAAAGGAAAACAACTTATAGAATTAGTACCGAAAGATCTTAAATCTCCTCTTTTAACAGCACAATGGGAAATGGAGCTGGAACTTATTAGCAAAGGTAAAGAAGATCCTGAAGTCTTTATAAAGAAGATGAGGGAATATGCCGGAACATTAGTGGAAGATGTTAAGAAAAGCAGTAATAAATTTAAACATGATAATATTACAGGAAAAAAATGTCCTCTTTGTGGAAAGTATATGCTCGAAGTTAAAAGTAAACAGGGAAGGATGTTAGTATGTCAGGATAGAGAATGTGGGCACAGAGAAAATTTAGCCAGATTAACCAATGTCAGATGTCCTGAGTGTCATAAAAAACTTGAACTTAAAGGAGAGGGAGAAGGACGAATCTATGTATGCTCACACTGCAGCTTTAGAGAAAAATTTTCTTCATTTAACAAAAGATTTAAAGAAAATGAAGGTAAGTTGAATAAAAAAGATGTGTCAAGATATATGAAAAAAATGAAGCAAGAGAACAAAACTAATATAAATTCATCATTAGCTGAAGCACTAGCTGATATAAAATTTAAATCAAATGATTCTTAGGTTCAGGTTAAATTTTTAAAAATTATAAGCAAGAGGTGAGGTGTTAACTATGAAAAATTTTGTTTTTAAAAATGCTACAGAAATTATTTTTGGTAAGAATTCTGAAAGATTTGTAGGCAGTAAGGTTAAAGAATATGCAGATAAAGTATTGTTCTGCTATGGAGGGGGAAGTATAAAGAAATCTGGACTTTATGATAGAGTAGTTAAGTCATTAAAAGAAAATGGAATAGAGTTTATAGAACTTTCAGGCATTAAACCTAATCCCAGGTTACAACCTGTTAGAGAAGGAATAAAATTATGCAGGGAAAATGATATAAAATTTGTGTTATCTGTGGGAGGAGGAAGTACGGCAGATACTGCAAAAGCCATTGCAGTAGGGGTACCTTATGATGGGGATGTATGGGATTTTTATTTAGGAAAAGCAAAGGTTAAAGAAGCTCTGACCATAGGAGTGATAATAACACTTCCTGCTACAGGAACAGAATCCAGTAATAGTTCTGTTATTATGAAGGAAGAAGGATGGTTTAAAAAAGGAATCAATACAGAGTATATTAGACCAACCTTTTCAATTATGAATCCAGAACTTACTTTTACACTACCTGCCTATCAAACTGCTTGTGGTGCTGCTGATATTATGGCACACATAATGGAGAGATATTTTACTAATGTAAAGAATGTAGATCTTACGGATAGACTTTGTGAAGCTGCAATGAAAACTATTATAAACAATATTGAAATAGTGCTTAAAGATCCTGAAAATTATGATGCCAGGGCAGAAATTATGTGGACCGGTACCATAGCCCATAATGATATATTGAGTACTGGAAGAATAGGAGATTGGGCTTCTCACAAAATTGAACATGAATTAAGTGGACAAAATGATATTGCCCATGGAGCAGGGCTTGCCATTGTATTTCCAGCATGGATGGAATATGTGTATAAACATGATATTAACAGATTTATTCAGTTTGCTGTAAGAGTATGGAATGTAGAATTATCTTACACTTCTTGTGAAGATATAGCATTAGAAGGTATAAGGAGGGTAAGGGAATTTTTTAAAAAACTTGGATTGCCTATAACATTAAAAGAAGGAAATATAGACGAGGGTAAAATTGAAGAAATGGCAGATAAATGTACAGATAATGGAAGGCAAACAGTTGGACAGTTCGTAAAATTAAATAAGGAGGATATTATAAATATACTAAATTTAGCCAAATAGTATATAGTAAAAATATAAAAGCACAAAAACTAAATATAAATTTCTTTAGTTTTTGTGCCTCATAGTTAATTATACTTTACTATAACTGCTTACCTTGAATTTATAAGGTGATAAATGTTCATTTTTAAAAAATACTTTACTAAAATAAGCAGCATCTACATAGCCTACTTCTAAAGCTATTTGTGTTATGGATTTATCCGTATTGATTAATAACTTTTTTGCTTTTTCAAGTCTCAATTTTGTAATATACTGGGTAAATGTAATACCCATTTTTTGTTTGAAATATCTACTTAAATATTGTGGGTTCAAATGAACATAATTAGCTACTGAATTAAGATTTATCTTGCGGTTAAAATTACTATCTATATATTTTAAAATAATTTTTATAGTATCTTCATATATATTTTTAGAGTTTATGTCAGTCATTTTTAAGTTATCATGTTTTTCTGTAGTTTCTATAGATTGTATAACCTTGTTTAGAGCAGTTTTTAAATCATTAGTTCTCACAGGTTTTACCATATAGTTAACCACGCCATATTTTATGGCTTCCTGGGCATAATCAAATTTTTCATACGCCGTTAAAATAATGGTTTTTACATTGGGTAAAAATTGTATTATTTCCCTTTGAGCTTCCAGACCATTTTTCTCTGGCATCTTTATATCCATGAGAATTATATCTGGCTTGTAGATTTTTGCATTAAGTACCACCTCATGTCCATTTTTGCAATCTTTCTTTATATCAATATTATAAAAATCTCTTTGTAAGATTATTCTTAAAGCTTTTCTCTCTAAAGGTTCATCATCTGCTATAAGAAGTTTATACATAGTTAATTTTCCTCCTTAACTAGTTAAAGTATGGTACGAATATTTGGAATTTACTATATTCTGCAATTATCTAAGGTGCCATAATTCTAGGAAGACGTATGTCTACTTTTGTACCCGAGTTAGGTTTACTTTTTATTCTTAGACCATAGTTATTTCCAAAGTAATTACACAGTCTATCATTAGTATTTTTTATACCTATTCCAAATTGTTCTGGTATATTATCTGAATTATTAAGTAAATTTAATATGCTCGGATTAATTCCCTTGCCGTTATCAGATACTTCAATTATAATATCTTCTGAAGGGGTTAAACTGCCTTTAATAGAAACTTCTCCCCCCTCTAGTTTCTCTTCTAAACCATGTATTAATGCATTTTCTACTATGGGTTGAATAGTCATAGAGGGAATTCTACACTCAAGAATTTTTTCATCCATTTCAATATGATATTTAATTCTATCGCTGTATCTTAAAGCTTGAATATACAAATATCTTTCTATATATTCCATTTCAGTTTTTAGTTTAGGAAATTCTTCAGAATTTCGCAGACTATATCTTAAAAGATCGGAAAGAGTATATATCAGATCTTCTGTTTTAGGAGCATTTTCTATTAATGCTATTCTAGCTATTGTATTTAAAGTGTTAAATAAAAAGTGAGGATTAGTTTGGGCTTGTATAGTTTTTAGTTTCATTTTTTTAGCTTGTTGTTCCAGCTTTATTTTTTCTTCACTTTCTTTTAATAGTTTCTTCTGAGTTATTTTATGCATTCCAATTTCGGCTATATAGCTTGCCAGAAAATTATAAAACTCCACGCAGTTATGAAGGTAATCGCTTTCAACTAGTTGAATGGAATCAGTTGCTTCTTCTAATTTTTTTATAGGTATTTTATAATCCTCAGATAATTTTTTTAAATTTATGGAATCCTTTGTCTGTTGATCCTTTATTAACACTTGTCCACCTAAAACTGCACCTAAATAATAGTCATCTACAATAATAGGGGTTGCCGAATCCATAAGACCAGTATGGCATGTATATACTTTAGGATTTTTATCTTTCA
This window encodes:
- a CDS encoding DUF3231 family protein; this encodes MYIKFTEELIKYPKDILDIMISKKLFEQPPQVIDHKNLAGIK
- a CDS encoding iron-containing alcohol dehydrogenase, encoding MENTHNFLCPSINLIGTGALKNLPNYLMPHKLSKALIVTDKNIISLGYVEMIEKILKSLFISYDIFDGILHPNSTISFVEDGLTYFKKGLNPLKRGYHFIISIGGGTCHDCAKGIAIIATNGGSITDYEGYKKMTKPCLPLITINTTSGSASEISNFVILTDESRKLKIDIGDPKMTPIISVNDPIFMPSMPPDVTVSSGMDAATHAIESFVSTEAFPATDALALGALKLVFTYIKRACDNGNDLEAREQMMYANIMAGLAFNNAGLGLVHAMTHQIDGFYQQIHGVCNTVLLPYVIEFNSPSIPDKRILKLCSTMGEDASNQDEALCKIKNKIQTLSRELGIPISLKDIGVKEQDLRFLSNNAVKDIAIFTNPRQATVEDVFNIFKIAM
- a CDS encoding DNA topoisomerase III translates to MSKILVLAEKPSVGRDLAKVLHCNKKNGGYIEGDRYVVTWALGHLVTLADPEVYDKRYKSWVLEDLPMLPDKLKLVVIKQSGKQFNIVKSQMNRKDIGEIIIATDSGREGELVARWIIEKARVKKTIKRLWISSQTDKAIKEGFANLKNSSKYDNLYKAARCRAEADWVVGLNITRALTCKYNAQLTAGRVQSATLAMIVNREEEIKNFRPRDYFVINAKTKKFTLMWKDKNNNSNIYEEDKVNKILFLTKGKSANIIDVRESYKKQYAPALYDLTELQRDANRIFGYSAKHTLSIMQRLYENYKILTYPRTDSRYISTDIVATLPERLKAISVGNYKMYANELLKIKINGHKGFVDNSKVSDHHAIIPTEEVVKLSLLSSEEKNIYDLVVKRFLAVMLPPFEYVQTSIIADINGEKFIARGKVIKSKGWKKVYDIGSQVMEDDESENQMLPELKKGDIIDIISIESSKLKTKPPARFNEGTLLSAMEKPQKYISIDKLHAKTLGETGGIGTVATRADIIEKLFNMFYIEKDGKDIIPTSKGKQLIELVPKDLKSPLLTAQWEMELELISKGKEDPEVFIKKMREYAGTLVEDVKKSSNKFKHDNITGKKCPLCGKYMLEVKSKQGRMLVCQDRECGHRENLARLTNVRCPECHKKLELKGEGEGRIYVCSHCSFREKFSSFNKRFKENEGKLNKKDVSRYMKKMKQENKTNINSSLAEALADIKFKSNDS
- a CDS encoding iron-containing alcohol dehydrogenase; translation: MKNFVFKNATEIIFGKNSERFVGSKVKEYADKVLFCYGGGSIKKSGLYDRVVKSLKENGIEFIELSGIKPNPRLQPVREGIKLCRENDIKFVLSVGGGSTADTAKAIAVGVPYDGDVWDFYLGKAKVKEALTIGVIITLPATGTESSNSSVIMKEEGWFKKGINTEYIRPTFSIMNPELTFTLPAYQTACGAADIMAHIMERYFTNVKNVDLTDRLCEAAMKTIINNIEIVLKDPENYDARAEIMWTGTIAHNDILSTGRIGDWASHKIEHELSGQNDIAHGAGLAIVFPAWMEYVYKHDINRFIQFAVRVWNVELSYTSCEDIALEGIRRVREFFKKLGLPITLKEGNIDEGKIEEMADKCTDNGRQTVGQFVKLNKEDIINILNLAK
- a CDS encoding helix-turn-helix domain-containing protein — protein: MYKLLIADDEPLERKALRIILQRDFYNIDIKKDCKNGHEVVLNAKIYKPDIILMDIKMPEKNGLEAQREIIQFLPNVKTIILTAYEKFDYAQEAIKYGVVNYMVKPVRTNDLKTALNKVIQSIETTEKHDNLKMTDINSKNIYEDTIKIILKYIDSNFNRKINLNSVANYVHLNPQYLSRYFKQKMGITFTQYITKLRLEKAKKLLINTDKSITQIALEVGYVDAAYFSKVFFKNEHLSPYKFKVSSYSKV
- a CDS encoding PocR ligand-binding domain-containing protein; this encodes MSSLQSIDLKDIIDVENIQEIQNKLTKLVKFPTIIVDTNGIPVCKETNFTPFCSLMGSFPEGNKNCKLCHSQAGFLAMKDKNPKVYTCHTGLMDSATPIIVDDYYLGAVLGGQVLIKDQQTKDSINLKKLSEDYKIPIKKLEEATDSIQLVESDYLHNCVEFYNFLASYIAEIGMHKITQKKLLKESEEKIKLEQQAKKMKLKTIQAQTNPHFLFNTLNTIARIALIENAPKTEDLIYTLSDLLRYSLRNSEEFPKLKTEMEYIERYLYIQALRYSDRIKYHIEMDEKILECRIPSMTIQPIVENALIHGLEEKLEGGEVSIKGSLTPSEDIIIEVSDNGKGINPSILNLLNNSDNIPEQFGIGIKNTNDRLCNYFGNNYGLRIKSKPNSGTKVDIRLPRIMAP